From Cecembia calidifontis, one genomic window encodes:
- a CDS encoding VOC family protein translates to MKKMFFILAGIIYLSVMSHTVIAQAKITHIAVYVKDLKRSADFYSNVFRFPELDEPFKDGLHAWFDIGNNLSLHVIQAPWEPITINKNNHICFSVPDMEKFITNLNDLGVEFEDWPGNKGKVNIRPDGIKQIYIRDPDGYWIEINDEF, encoded by the coding sequence ATGAAAAAGATGTTTTTCATTTTAGCAGGAATTATCTATTTATCCGTCATGAGCCATACTGTAATAGCCCAGGCCAAAATTACCCATATCGCAGTTTATGTTAAAGACCTGAAGAGGAGTGCAGATTTTTATTCGAATGTCTTCCGATTCCCTGAACTCGACGAACCCTTTAAGGATGGTCTTCATGCCTGGTTTGATATTGGCAACAACCTTTCACTCCATGTTATTCAGGCTCCTTGGGAACCCATCACGATCAATAAGAATAACCATATATGCTTTAGTGTTCCCGATATGGAAAAATTTATCACTAACCTAAACGACCTCGGGGTAGAATTCGAAGATTGGCCTGGTAATAAAGGTAAAGTAAACATCCGCCCTGATGGGATCAAACAAATTTATATCCGGGACCCGGATGGCTATTGGATAGAAATCAATGATGAATTTTGA
- a CDS encoding IS4 family transposase: protein MKDFLRDRFFSFEVLVLFILSKSNKGLNICLEEFFGESSLSPTKSAFTQARKKLCYTVFKKLNGLICSLFYQHAKFKKWKGHRVLSVDGSTLELPDHPSMSEKFSYHGFGPNADAGHYMSRISYLYDVYNGLVLDAGMESYTTSEATLCHAHLGHIKEGDLLVCDRYYASLRLFFELKGKGADFLFRMKDNWWKCVEDFSRSSSSDAEYTLILPPKYRWLLEKYPSLSQTMTVRLIKKKNKKGKISIYATSLLDRKKYTASSLINLYKQRWGIEEAYKLIKSRLEVSDFSGKTAWAVQQDFYAKTLIISLCNILCYDVEPKTKTGRTSKSARTLIINKTYALSKTKSLILKIRDLIGELEQIIQKYVKKIASKIEYSRRNQVFKRKFRAKLKYSMNYKSI, encoded by the coding sequence GTGAAAGATTTTCTTCGTGACCGTTTCTTTTCCTTTGAAGTTCTTGTGCTTTTTATTTTGTCAAAGAGCAACAAAGGACTTAATATCTGCCTTGAAGAGTTTTTTGGGGAATCTTCCTTATCGCCCACTAAAAGTGCATTTACCCAGGCCAGGAAAAAACTGTGCTATACAGTTTTTAAAAAGCTTAACGGTTTGATCTGCAGTCTTTTTTACCAACATGCAAAGTTCAAGAAATGGAAGGGGCATAGGGTGCTTTCTGTTGATGGTTCAACACTTGAACTCCCGGATCATCCCTCCATGTCAGAGAAGTTCAGCTATCATGGTTTTGGGCCCAATGCGGATGCGGGACATTACATGAGCAGGATATCTTACCTGTATGATGTTTACAACGGCCTTGTACTGGATGCCGGTATGGAAAGCTACACCACTTCGGAAGCCACCCTATGTCATGCCCATCTTGGACATATTAAAGAAGGGGATCTTCTTGTGTGCGACAGGTATTATGCATCACTGAGACTTTTTTTCGAATTGAAAGGAAAAGGGGCCGACTTTCTTTTCAGGATGAAAGACAATTGGTGGAAATGTGTCGAAGATTTTTCCCGAAGTAGTTCCTCTGATGCGGAATATACATTAATACTCCCTCCAAAATACAGATGGCTGCTTGAAAAGTATCCCTCGTTATCCCAAACCATGACCGTAAGACTGATCAAGAAAAAGAATAAGAAGGGTAAGATTTCAATATATGCGACTTCGCTGTTGGACAGGAAAAAATATACAGCCTCCTCTCTAATAAACCTGTACAAACAGAGATGGGGAATAGAAGAAGCATATAAACTGATCAAATCAAGACTTGAAGTATCTGATTTTTCCGGCAAAACAGCATGGGCGGTCCAGCAGGACTTCTATGCTAAGACCCTGATCATATCACTCTGCAATATTCTTTGCTATGATGTGGAGCCAAAAACCAAAACAGGACGGACATCAAAGTCAGCAAGGACCTTGATAATCAATAAAACTTATGCATTGTCAAAAACAAAATCCCTGATTCTTAAAATCAGAGATTTAATTGGTGAATTGGAGCAGATTATCCAGAAATATGTAAAGAAAATCGCTTCCAAAATAGAATATTCAAGAAGAAACCAGGTATTCAAGCGGAAATTCAGAGCTAAACTGAAATACTCAATGAATTACAAATCTATTTAA